One genomic region from Quercus robur chromosome 4, dhQueRobu3.1, whole genome shotgun sequence encodes:
- the LOC126723312 gene encoding uncharacterized protein LOC126723312, whose product MHQKKSEVQIGKESSGISSDFNPSPPLLFPPPTPTHLLHHPKQPQPSFLHQSLSQQQLFLQQQLQQQQQQQIQHQHHHHQKQNDPLAPPSPSPSSSSSSTPYKRATLVTHSSSLSKSPTIYQFHSNPSPQFANSQNPSFFSLSLAVKTFVFRTLRKVKHFRRLRVHLRLILLLSLPCFYFLVSHPSHSFLLDFLSAFAFSAALLFSLNLALPRLPSIRLFLARSFPIKLSQPSSISRPPLPVFWSIGSRPKPEKRASSGCWVQVFSNGDVYEGELYKGKCSGSGVYYYYMSGRYEGDWVDGKYDGYGVETWARGSRYRGQYRQGLRQGFGVYRFYTGDVYAGEWANGQSHGCGVHTCEDGSRYVGEFKWGVKHGLGHYHFRNGDTYAGEYFADKMHGFGLYSFANGHRYEGAWHEGRRQGLGMYTFRNGETQAGHWQNGILDIPSTQNTTHPVSPVAVYHSKVLNAVQEARRAADKAYDVAKVDERVNRAVAAANRAANAARVAAVKAVQKQMHHNSNNNVPIPIV is encoded by the exons ATGCATCAAAAGAAATCGGAAGTTCAGATCGGAAAAGAAAGCAGTGGCATCTCTTCCGATttcaacccatcccctcctctTCTCTTCCCTCCTCCTACTCCCACTCATCTTCTTCACCATCCCAAACAACCCCAACCCTCTTTTCTTCACCAATCTCTGTCTCAACAACAATTGTTCTTACAACAAcaattacaacaacaacaacaacagcaaatACAAcatcagcatcatcatcatcaaaagcAAAATGACCCTCTTGCCCCTCCGTCTCCATCTCcatcttcttcctcgtcttcCACGCCGTACAAGCGAGCGACCCTTGTGACCCACTCGTCCTCTCTCTCCAAATCTCCAACCATTTACCAATTCCACTCGAACCCATCTCCGCAATTCGCCAACTCGCAAAACccatcttttttctctctctctctcgccgtAAAGACCTTCGTTTTTCGCACCCTGAGGAAAGTCAAGCACTTTCGGCGGTTGCGTGTGCATCTCCGCCTCATTCTCTTGCTTTCTCTTCCATGTTTCTACTTCTTGGTTTCTCATCCGAGCCACTCTTTCCTCCTTGACTTTCTCTCCGCTTTCGCTTTCTCGGCCGCGCTTTTGTTCTCTCTCAACCTCGCTCTCCCACGCCTCCCTTCTATTCGGCTCTTCCTTGCTCGTTCTTTCCCAATTAAGCTCTCCCAACCTTCTTCCATATCTAGACCTCCTCTGCCGGTGTTTTGGTCAATTGGGTCTCGGCCAAAACCCGAGAAGAGAGCGAGTTCGGGTTGTTGGGTTCAGGTTTTTAGCAACGGGGACGTGTATGAGGGTGAGTTGTATAAGGGAAAGTGTTCAGGGAGTGGGGTGTATTACTATTATATGAGTGGGAGGTATGAGGGGGATTGGGTGGATGGGAAGTATGATGGATATGGAGTTGAGACTTGGGCTAGAGGGAGCCGGTATCGGGGACAGTATCGCCAGGGGCTTCGACAGGGGTTTGGGGTGTATCGGTTTTATACAGGGGATGTTTATGCTGGAGAATGGGCTAATGGGCAGAGTCATGGGTGTGGAGTGCATACTTGTGAGGACGGGAGTCGGTATGTTGGGGAGTTCAAGTGGGGTGTCAAGCATGGTCTTGGGCATTACCATTTCAG AAATGGGGACACATATGCTGGAGAATATTTTGCGGACAAGATGCATGGGTTTGGGCTCTATTCTTTTGCAAATGGACATCGATATGAAGGAGCCTGGCATGAGGGTAGAAGGCAAGGGCTTGGAATGTACACATTCAGAAATGGTGAAACACAAGCTGGTCACTGGCAAAATGGAATTCTTGACATTCCAAGCACACAGAACACCACCCATCCTGTATCTCCTGTTGCTGTTTATCATTCAAAAGTACTCAATGCAGTGCAG GAAGCTCGGCGAGCAGCAGACAAAGCCTATGATGTAGCCAAGGTGGATGAAAGGGTCAACAGGGCAGTTGCAGCAGCCAATAGGGCAGCTAATGCAGCTAGAGTAGCGGCAGTTAAGGCTGTCCAAAAACAAATGCACCATAATAGTAACAACAATGTTCCAATTCCAATTGTGTGA